The proteins below come from a single Rosa rugosa chromosome 2, drRosRugo1.1, whole genome shotgun sequence genomic window:
- the LOC133733137 gene encoding aquaporin NIP1-1-like yields the protein MAENHASDGNHVLNVEDDKPSSKTNQESSSSLLCVLFLQKVIAEVLGTYFLIFAGCGAVVVNFDTDKTVSSPAVAIVWGLVVMVMIYSVGHISGAHFNPAVTIAFATTKRFPWKQVLPYIAAQVLGSTLASGTLRLIFNHHKDHFVGTSPSGTLLQSFVIEFIITFYLMFVVSGVATDNRAIGELAGLAVGSTILLNVMFAGPITGASMNPARSLGPAIVSSHYKNLWIYLVSPTLGAVCGALVYNVIRFTDKPLRELTKSGSFLKGAGCT from the exons ATGGCTGAGAATCATGCAAGTGATGGAAACCATGTCCTCAATGTAGAAGATGACAAACCTTCCTCCAAAACCAACCAAGAATCAAGCAGTAGCTTGCTCTGTGTACTCTTTTTGCAGAAG gTGATTGCTGAGGTGTTGGGGACATACTTCTTGATATTTGCTGGTTGTGGGGCTGTGGTAGTGAATTTCGACACAGATAAGACGGTGTCGTCTCCGGCGGTTGCAATTGTTTGGGGACTGGTTGTCATGGTGATGATTTACTCTGTTGGTCACATCTCCGGTGCCCATTTCAATCCTGCTGTCACAATTGCTTTTGCTACTACTAAGAGGTTTCCATGGAAACAG GTACTCCCTTATATTGCTGCTCAAGTCCTTGGATCAACGCTCGCAAGTGGTACCCTTAGGCTCATATTTAACCACCATAAAGACCACTTTGTTGGAACAAGTCCTAGTGGAACTCTGTTGCAGTCTTTCGTGATTGAGTTCATCATCACATTTTACCTCATGTTTGTAGTTTCTGGTGTGGCCACTGATAACAGAGCG ATTGGAGAGCTTGCTGGGCTTGCAGTTGGCTCCACGATTCTTTTGAATGTGATGTTTGCAGG GCCAATTACAGGAGCCTCAATGAACCCAGCAAGAAGCTTAGGCCCTGCAATAGTATCAAGCCATTACAAAAACTTGTGGATTTACCTTGTGTCACCAACTCTTGGAGCTGTATGTGGTGCCCTGGTCTACAATGTTATCAGATTTACGGATAAGCCACTGCGAGAGCTCACCAAGAGTGGATCTTTCTTGAAAGGCGCAGGCTGCACCTAA